The Juglans microcarpa x Juglans regia isolate MS1-56 chromosome 2D, Jm3101_v1.0, whole genome shotgun sequence DNA window CCTGAACCATTTTCCACAACTACTTCTTCATCACCCTTGAATGGCTCTTGAAAGGTGAGATTCTCCAATGTAGCAGTGACATGGTTATTGGCTCCACTGTCAGCAAATCAGGGTTGTTCATCAATGTGATAACCCGGAACATGATTAGATTACATCCGTGTTTAGTTTTGTTGCCTTAGTATTATTTTAGGACCATGAGAATATGTCTAGTTGGATTTAGGCCTTGGATTTGTAGATAGCAACCCAAGCCCAAGAGAAGGCCAACTAAGCCCATATATATTTCGGCCACCATGAGAAACCCAAGCCTGAAAACCCTAGAAACATTTGCCCCACGACCAAAAGTCCTTACCAcaagtgccatgtgtcatgcatcaTAGCACCATGTACCTGGACGTGATAGTGGGGAGAGAGAAACATGTTTGGGAAGCCAAGGGAAGGCATGCACGCCAACCCTAGCTTGGATGCCACATGTTATACATGCAAGATACCTTCTAGATGAAAGGAAGAGGAAATGACCTAGAGAAGGCCAAGAGACTTTCGACGAACTCACCCACACGCCCACACCGTTCCACTTGGCATGAGTTTGAAGTTCCAAGATGGATTTGCACAGGGAAGTGGCGCCTAGGGAAGACCAATGGGATTTCCAAGAAGGCTTTGCATGAGGAAGCCCAAGGGACAAAAAGGAGGGTTCTGTTTCCACCCCACACACCCATCCAAgagattttcttcaaatattGCCACTTGTCAAGCATGTAAGGATTTTCTAGAAGGAATATGAAGGGACAACTATACGAAATGACCAACCTACCCTTACTTTTTCGGCCACTACATCCAAAGGCACCCTTACACACGCCACTTGTCACCTTAGGGTTACTAAAGAGATTCTTGGAAAAGTGAaaagtcacctagggaaggGGCACTAGAAGATGAAGGAACACATGTGAATTGGGAAAGGagatggacggctagggcaaAGCACACGCCTATGCCAAATGTCACACATGCAAAGCTTTACTTTTGCAAAATGAGACATAAAgatttaattaccattttatcttAAGATGCATTGTATCTAGACAAAAAATGAAGGGGCATAGAAAACAAAACATTCAACTAGGTCAAGGGCCACACTCCCAAGTAATCTTTCTACCTTCCCAAGACAATCCAAGGATATGGAAGAGAAAGAGACATTCGGCTAGAGGGGAGAAAAGAGATTACACTTGTCCTTCATGTATTGGACCACAAGCAACCAATGAGAGCTTGAGAGGAATTCTATAAAAGGGGAAGAGAGACACATGCCCAAGGGTTTTTCTTCCCTTGCCATTTTCTCAATCCTCCATACTACTTCACACCAACACTTGAAGATTTCTCACATTTCTCTGACTTTCCTTCCATCCAAATAAGAGAGGCTACTTTTGTCTACATTCAAGAGAGGACCATGACACTAGCAAGAAGGAGGCTACGGTGAGGATCTCttactttctatttttcttcacatCACTCACACTTAACTCAAGGAGATGACGAATTTCTAAAGAGTTCTAGATTTTCGAAAAGCAGACTTTAGTTCAAGGTTGTTTCATCTTaaaataacctagggttttcgagaaaaGAAAGGGAGCCGAGACCTCGAGGACTTAGAACCTTCACACATTCGGCCATCCACATGAACCACATGCACATGTTCAAGATCTAACCAAGAGCCACGGATTTTGAAGGGTCTTCATGTCTAGAAACCTTATAACCAAATGGTCTTGGAACTTCCATGAACAAGAGACAACCCGAAACCACACATACTCATGCACATAGATTCGGATTTTTAAAACCCTTGTTCTAACGATTCGCACATCCCATTTATAGCTTGCTATTTGTTTTACGGAAAGATTTTtataagtatacactcaacctagTTTGGCTAACATacgtatatatttgtgtaaatatttcattgttattctcatatttgaatgttaatttgTCTTTGCTTGGTTCAATATATTGCTTCGATTTGTATAAGATCATGAAAGAATGTTATATGTTTCGGAATTAtgttgaaaatgccatgaaTCACATGTTTATGTTTCGGTTTTGCTTGAAGTTTTGGCTATGGTGATGTTGTATGTTTCGGATTTATTTGATGTTGCCATGATTTCATGTTCGATTCATCCATACCATGACTATGTCTATTATGCTTCAAGTATGGAACATGATTAAGTGAAAATTCTCTATCTTACATGCCTTTGAAGTTTCAGCCAAGACATATTTGCTCATGTTCAtgaaattattttgatgtttcaCATGTGCTATCATGCCATGAATTGCATACATTATGCTTAATGAGTTTCATGCACGACATCTCACGTGTCACATGTCTAGTATGACAAGGAACAcatcttaagtctcatgtcacatgcatttgtgtaaatgatctttttaaaaagaacaagaagTGTCTAAAATGTTTTATCATGATCCCAAATGTTAGGACGGGAGAATTTCCTGATgtaactcctctgtccactctggagtacttaagaatagagtggtaactcCTAAGTCAACAAAGGACTATCGGCGTGTCTCAAATGGatctttttgaaaatgatgcCAAAGCGAGGTAatacctaatgctagtgggtgccatAACTAAGATAAATAACTCGATGAAGTATTGTCGTGTTATCatgatatgaatatgaataagaCATATTCACCATGGTGTACGGACTGTTAGTGGtgtggtaactagcaggaacatgcAGTGCATAGAGGAGACGTGATGTGTCCACATGTGTTATAAGAATGAGGCAATGAGCCTACATGATACGGATCatgtgatatgatatgatacattTTGAATCACGTGATTAACAAGATATGAAATGATGACAAAAgaatgtttttctgaaaagtcAAAGAATCTATTTcatgtcttttaaaaaatgtcaagtgcataagtcaattTTTGGTCacgtcatatgtcaagtacatgtttaTGCATGCATTCCATGGTTTGCTacttgtatgcttatgttaatcATTGTATGTTATGTGCTTACTTGttcaaaatctcattgtgataattttcaaaatctcattgtgataattttcactaccattcttcacccgaaatggtagaagttgtgataggTTTAGATGACAAAATGCAAGAGGACCAAGGTACCCCCGACCAGCAAGGAGGTGTCCAAGACTAACGAGAGCTCGTCTAATCCTTCTCTTTTGGATAGGATAAAGAATGTCGACCGGCTCATTTATGAGACCTTGCAGCTCATAAAGGAGACTAAGAGGCTGAAGAATAAGGACAAGGATCACCTCctggagaagaggaagaagccAGACTAAGATGggcttttgaaaagaaaaaaggggacCATGGGAACTTAGAATGTTTATGGAAGAGACGTGACTGAAGGTTTAAACTTTTGTGGAAACAGTTATTTTGTTGGTCCCgtgttttggaaaaaatgaacATATCCATATTTTGGGTACTCTTTGAAATGAAATCTTTTGATGATGACAATGTTTGGGTTATGCATAGTTTTATGGTACCATGTGCTAAGACAATTGCTTAAGGCGTTGCCTAGTTTCACACGAACCATATATACATTTTGATGCATTACTTATTGTATACTGTTAGTATATTTAGGAGCATTGtatattatctatcatgtatGAGGGGTGTGTAGCCATGTGTTATATGTCCTGACGTTTCAGTCACCATCCAATTCCAAATGGGGACTAGGGGGCCACAATCAGAGTCAACAACAATTGAGTTGGTTCTTGCATCCATTCCTACCAACTGAGAGGGAGGAGGCCTTCCTTGATAAGATAAGTTCATCCTTTAGTAGTAGTCTAAGGCTTGGTGACCTATTTTTCAATAGATTTGGCAAGGTGCTTTGTGAAGGTTGGACTAATCTGATTCACCTTTGGAAGAGTTCCTATGTCCTTCTAATTTCTTAGATTGATAGTTATTCATTTACTGTCCAAGGTTCTTTCCTCTATAATTGAAGGACTTAGACTTTTGAGGATAAAGTGCAAAGTTGTCTGACTTAGAGGGTTGTTGTTGGTGTTGGTTTCAAAGGAGAATCTCATGGCTCAATAGCTCAGCCTCGAAGTCTTCAAAGGACATCACAGAGTCTCGGGTAGCGAAATGGAAAGAGGTGATGAAAGTTGTGTAAGTTGGGTTGGGACCTCCCAAGATGTAGGAGATAAGGTCATCATCATCCACTGCCTCTCCTGCTATTGTGAGTTGGTCAGCAGAGATCTTGACTTGACCAAGATATTGACTACATGTTTGAGATCCTTGACTCAAGGACTGAAGTTGTCGCTTCAAGTAGGCCAATCTAGACCTGTATTGTGAGGAAAATTGAGTTGCCAAAGAAGTCCACACTTGCCTAGAGGTATGTAAACCATAGAGAGATGGCAAAATATTGTTGGACAAGGTGGTGTTGAACCAGCTGAAAAGGTATTGATCATTCTTCTAGCACAGTAAGAGATTGAGATTTATCTTTGTAGACAAGTTCTCTGAATCATCACGGAGGAATTTTGGTGGGCATGGCTCAATGCCATCAACTATGCCCATAAGATTATGGTTGTGCAACACAAGCAAAAACTGTGATACCCAGTTGAGATAGTTATTACTATCTAGCTTGATGGAaataaaatgagtaatgctaggcAGGTGcaaagaggaggaagaggaagacgaGTGAGTAGAGGAAGACATAGCAGTAGTTTGGATCAAAGGATCAAATAGGTATTAACTCCTGAGGGGATCTAATACCATgcaaaaataaaggaagaaatTGATGTAAATTAATCTTCACAACATTACAGTACAACCTCATTaagtatatatacatgttacATATGAACTAGCATTTAAGGTATGCCCATGATTAAAGGGATTACAATGGAAAGTATTCAAATATTCAATCATCAAGATAATCAATTATGTGATTGTAGTggatgaaaatataagaatgaTATCCTTTGGATTGGTCTGACTTTATTAATATGCACACACTCCAGTCGTGAGGCTGCTCTCCAGCTGTGTATGATATTCATGACCAGATGTAGTGGCATCAATCAAGCCTATATTCACGCTAGAATTTGATGCTAAATGTACCTCTAATAGGTCCCAAGTTAGAAAGGTATATTGAGGAATATACAGTAATTTGGTAtaagaaattaacaaaattaaggTACTTTTCAACCCTCGAGTGTGGTCTTGAAAAAGCTTGAGTTCGATAAACCttgaaaataactaataagtttGCTCAAGGCTTCAAGATCTTTAGTTAGGTTCAAGATTTCAAAGTCTTTCAACAATATTCAAGTAAGTCTTGACTCGAGCCAATGCTAAGggaaatatcaaattttattttttcaagataaaaaaaagtatgatccCTTGGGTGAATGTCACCCGAAGACCAAACGAGACTATTGTTTCTTTGGTAGAATGagcaaacttaataaaaaatggCCTACATGttgaaaaattaacaatatacctataattattttataatttatttaataattaaccAATGTAATTGTGTCACTTCATTCCATCTAAAACTTGGTGGTCTCATGAACTCAATGATCAAAGTAGAAATAAACGGAGGGAGGATGGTCTATTTGATCGATGATCAGATATTGATAAAAGATTACCACAAATATAAGGAGCCGAGATCAAATCATGGAAAATCAAGAGGGCTTGGGTACAAACTTACAAAGTGAAGGGGCCAAGCAATGTTAATTAGCTTTGATAACTTTGAACTGAAACACTTGAGGACATTGACTTTTGAAGAGAGCCGCACATCAAGGACTTGGAAGCCTTGGAGGCGATAGGTTGCAAAATTTGTGCGTAAATATTGGAAAACTCGAAGGATAGTTTGGTCAAGTAAAAGTTTCTTCCTACATATCCTAGAGTAAACCTTAATCGCTTCCTGAAGCGCTTGTTTCAAACGCTCAATGGCCGCTAACAATCCTTCGCAGCTGCTCCCgtcaggtctctctctctctctctctctctctctctttctctctcccaagaaaGCCGAACAGAAAATTGatacttttccttttttgggttCTGTGATGGAAAACATGCAGAACTAATTGATAGGTGCATTGGGTCGAAGATATGGGTGATAATGAAGGGGGACAAGGAGCTCGTGGGTACTCTCAGGGGCTTCGACGTCTACGTCAATATGGTCCTCGAAGACGTCACAGAGTAGTATGTTCCTCACTCATTGCATGTGTATTGTATTAgggttttagttttatttacTGATTTATGATAATGGGATTGTGAATATTGGTCTTATATGCTCATGTGTGTCAATTGGGTTTTCTTCATAAGATTGCGGGGAAGGAAAGCAAAGGGATTCTGGAGTTGAAAGTTAGGACTTTTATTATTGTCGGTATGGCTTTAGGCTCTTATTGTTGGTTTCGGCTTTATGCTGTTGGAAACTTCTGTTTAAGCAAGCCGGTAGTTGTATAGTGCTCCAGCTTCTGATGGTATATTCATTTGTCGGCTATCGTCAATGTGTTGCTCGAGAGTTGCGGAAAAAAAGGTCGAGGTGTGTGTTGTTTTGGGCTTTGTAAATATGAAGGGACCGCGTGACATGGACAAATTTTTGGTGCGTTTGTGTTATTGCTGAAGATGCTAGTGAAATGATCTCTTTTACATAAACCATAGAGAAGTAGGGCTTTATCCCCAGTCGTGGTAAGTCTGTTGATTCAACTAGGCTGGAGAAAGCATACATCTGCTTGGTTTTAAATTCATCTCGATCATCTTAACCTTTTTAGACGTTCTATTTTGCAAAATATCCCTTTCCACATTCTTGCATGGGCATTGTCGTTAGAATATAATGGAGGCATTCAAACCCCTGGCTCCGTGGTTCGTAGCCACACGTGCTAATCTTCTGAGCTACAGGTCTCAACTCCCGCCCCATCTCCACTGCATTTTTCCAGGGAGTACTCTGAAAAAGAACCTTTCCTCTCACTAGTTGACTTCAATTTGGGAGATCTTGCTCTGGAATGCAAGATGTTTTTTTGTTAAACTTAAATGCTGAACAGGCTGTGCCATGGTGTAATcttgaagatattttattttgctacGGTTTACaatggaagtttttttttttttttcctaattagaTAATCCCTTCAATCCCTATGGAAGGCAGTGATGAAGCTGCAttcaattttttgttcttttattagATGTCTATCACCCTGTCGATACTTATAGTTGGAGATACAACTTGGTTGGAGTTGaagttgttttggttttgttctCTTAGACTGTATGGTCCGTTGAGTTATTCCACTGAGTTATGGGAATTTAGTAGTTCCGCCCTCATTTGTTCATTCTTTAGTTGTCATCTTGAAATTTGTGAACTTTGAATTTGCCAGTTTACATAGGACACGGGCCTTCTAATTTTCTAAAGGTAAGAGAGGTGATTAGTAGCTATCCAGTTCTCTATCCATTTCTCATCAGAGTTGCAGACAAAAttaaggtcttttttttttattagtaccAAGTGTCCGAGAATAGTGTTCgactaatcctgggggtgcacaaggccttggcaaggagttttccgcaagtgtacctcgggtaattcaaggtgAAAATCCCCCAGTCTGATGGCTCCAAGAGATTGTTGGCACTCAAGGGGATTTGAATCTTAGATTTGGAGAGGAGCATACCCCcgagcccaaggcctttacaacttgagccaacccctatgGGTTAGGCAAAGTTTAGGTCTCTGTTATATCCTCTATGTAAATCGCCCGACATACAATCTGTTATTTGTATGGGCAAGTGCTCATTTCCATTATAGAGGATTTCAAATCTTGTGGGAAAAAGGATGGAAAGAACacttgatttaaaataaaaacacaaaacttCATATTGGatctcatatatttatttcagaATTGTGTTAGGCTGATTCGTTGTctagtgatattttttttttggcaaatctTTATTTGGAAGGCATTTGTTTTTCCCAATTGCTTGAGcattttttcttcttacttTTCTTCTTCTGGTTCTCTTTCCCATTTTTAAGCTCACTTGTATTGTTGCTTGTACAAAAGATAAAGACTTAAAAAGTTCTTCCAAAGTATCCTAACTTAGTTGTGATACCTACATACATAAATGTATGCATACATGTGAAAAGCTGGCAAATCAAATGTTACTTAATTGTTATAactacatgcatacatgatgcCTTTGTGTGTATTCAATGTGGTCTTGTATGTGGTAACATATCTCCCAAATGGAAAATTTGAGCCTGGGCCCTACTGCAGATGCCCTCCTTTTCCGAGTTTTTGAAGGATCATGTCCTAGATGGCTTTGTAAAAATtatcagctttttttttttcggtgtgAACAATGTGCTTAGCTTTGgtggtattttttttcccagtttGAGATTCAAAATTGcggttttcatttcatttagcGAACAATGATGGAGGTTTGATTAATTAAACTAATAGATTAAATGGTAATTCTCACAGAaaccccccccccttctctcgGCCACCCGTTATGTGTGCGCACTATGTGCCTGCTTGTTCACAATAACTATCCAGCTACTTTTTTGTATCATTAGAAATCTTAACAGTTAAAGGATTTCTGCATTATTCCTGATTTTATTTGCTTTTCTGCTTCTATGTTTGTAACAGTGAGATCACTGCTGAAGGGAGACGGATAACAAAGCTTGATCAGATTTTACTAAATGGAAACAACATTGCCATTGTAAGTGCAACGatgtctctcttttttttttcatttttgaccATAAACTAGTCAAAAGTCATGGGCCATTTCTTCgagtttttgaattttgtttttcaagtttcaataaTATATTCCTTCCACCTTTGATATAAAATACCTGTACTTAGCTTCAACTACCAGTTTTAGAAGTCCCAAagcatttaaatattaaatactaaATACTAAACCCTCTCATTTGAACTACTTTCTGCAAGACTGTTAACTGCTTTTTGCTTCTTGTAACCTATGCTAATGGAGCGTtatcacaaaaagaaatatgttttagatatttatctaaattaccgataaaaaaaaaaagatatctaTCTAAATCACCGTTCTTACACGTTTGTGCCAAATGCAGCTCGTACCTGGTGGTTCGCCTGATCCAGAATGAGAGTGCCGTTAACATTTACTTGGTTCTTGATTTTTCTCCCTTTTACTGTGATTGGTGGGTCAGATTACTCCTCTGTTTTAACGAGGACTCTAACCACCAAGCTGCTCCTTTCTCCACCACTTTGTTCTCTAGTAGTGATGGTTGTAGTATAGCGCATGATGGGCTTTTCCAATGATATATCATGGAGTATGATGGATTGTTTTTAGCAGTTATCCAGACTCTTATGCATTTTTTCAGGTGCCATGAACCCTACTGTTTCTTCCATTATCTTAATCTTTGCTTTGAAATGAAGTGTGGATTTTTACCTATGCGTACTTTTAAAGTAGAAGCTCAAATCTGCAGTTTCGAGGAGTTTTCTCCACAATACTTGGCCAAGGGAGATTTTCTTCGCACATTCAATGTGTTCTAAAGTACATCTTTTGAAGCACTTGGAACACTTTCAAGACACTTCTACTATAAATAGTAGATAATAACACTTACTAGATACTAATTATTAACAATTTTGTCTCAATCAATCTCGTGCGTTCATTTAAATAGCACGATACATCCGATGGTTTAATTGGATGTAAACTAAATTCGATATGCAAAGGGTTTCAACTTTCCTAGTCCAATCAGGGATCATAAGCTTATGGTGGCAATGATATACTGACGCCGTACAGAATTTAAATTAATTCTGGTGATTAGTTTCAGCAGATGATCAATACAGAGAAGATAATAGATTCGCCCAAAAAATACAAGGAAAACGACTTtgattttcaattgaaaattatcaagATTTAAGAATGTCAAAATCAACCCACAAGTCGGATTATAATAgttgtaatttgaaaatatcatgTTTTTACCAAAAATAGCTAAATCTAAATAAacacaccaaaaataaatactaaagtaaataaagaaataatttgcaaaaaattgaccaaaatcaagttcaaaatcactttctaaatgaaaaatgaaatattactataaaagaaaaaaaaatatctaaaaatagagATTCGAAAGAGAAAATAGCTGATTTTAGCCTTGAAAATGATGCACATCGAGCGTAACTGGTGTCCATAACATGTGAGTCAAAAAGAACTTTTCGAATTGGGATCATATGTGCGACTTCAATACCCATAGCCAAAGCTATGACTAAAATACTGACACGTGCTCAAAACTACCTCAAATCAAGAAATGACTATTGTTTCGTATTGTACTTGCACTGATCTTTCTTCTTAAGGTAGTTTAGCACCATCAACATACAATCTGACATCTCAGTATCATCTCACTCGGACCCTTCCCATCATATACCTTTCATCACATGGATGATGATGTACTATATGGATGATGATGtacatatttcaaaaaaatgaataatgatattgtTAAGGCAATTCTTAGTAGTATCTTAGTAGTACCTGCAATGTTTCCAATAGCAACATTGTAACACGCTCAGATTAACTGGGAAATCACATTGTGAAAAGCTCTCTTCAAGGGAGTGCCTCAAGGACcggaaagaaaatagagaattttattactttttacagATCGTTACAATGTTCTCTTGGGAGTATACATAGTGTCAGACTCTCTATGGCCTTAGGCCTGGGCCGAAAACAACCAAGAATCACTAAACTGACACTAAATGGCCATGGACCAGTTTACAAAAATACTTCATGTCTGCGCCTTTCAATAATGCTCCAGCCCATTAGTACTTAACTACTAAGTAACATAAGTGGCCCATCACATAATATCTAAGGAACTCATACACTTAAGCTAACTAGTTAAGCAATGAACATAAACTCACGTAATTGAAGTCTTCTCTCAGCTTGATTCTCTGTCTTCTCGAAGATACTTCTTCGCAAACCCTAGTTCCTTAATTGGTTATAGAGCCTTCCTTTTCAAAACACCTTGCCTGCAAGGTGATGAAAATATTCCTTTAACCATGAATAAGTCTCCCAAGTCGCATTGTCTACTCCTTGCCCTTGCCATCAAATCAACAGTTCTACCCTACCTTGTTCATGCGACGCCCCAACATCTCCTTCCGCTCAAGACGTAGGGTCCATTGGTCATCCACGGGCGACAAGGTGGGGATTGCGGTATGGTTAGCCCCTAACTTTTTCTTTAGTTGAGACACATGAAAGGTGGGTTGTATCCAAGACTCCTGAGGTACATCCAGCCAATATGCCACCATCCCTAGGGGGGTGGAGTTTAAGGCTGTGTCGGTGGGTCACTGAAGTCTGTCGGTAAGGTTGAAGTCACATGTACACCCACTCCCCTACTTCAAATtcctatcttttctttttaaatcaatATACTTTTCATTCGATCTTGAGCTTTATGCAGGTTATGGCGAAACAGTTGAAAATCTTGATCTCTAGATCTCAAGTTAGCCTCTACTGCCTCCACTCTTGTTGTGTCTGGAATATAGTCAATAAGTCATGGGGGAGGGTATCCATATAGGGCCTCGAAAGGGGTTAATTTGGTCGACATCTAAGGGTGGCATTATTCCACCACTCAGTTAAAGGAACCCATAGGGACCAGTCGTTTGGTTTGTCTCTTGTAAAACACCTCAGGTAGTTCTCTAGGCTTTGTTAACTTTCTTAGTATGTCCATCGGTTTGAGGGTGATAGACTATGCTTAGTGACATTTGGACTCCTAGTAGGGTGAATAATTCTAGCCAAAAATGGCTTGTGAAGGTTATGTCCCTATCATATACAATGGATAAGGGAAGTCCATGTAATTTGAAGATGTTTATGAGGAATAACTTAGCCACAATCTTGGTTGTGTAGGGATGTTTCAGGGAGTGAAGTGACTGTATTTGGTGATTCTATCAACAACTACCCATAGGCTGTTAAACTTAGGGGAACTAGGCGCAGTCCATCCACAAAGTCCATGTACATGGGTTTTAGTAGGCAGGGGTTGTTGTAAACCAATTGGGTTGGTACTATCCACCTTTACCCTCTAAcaccaaagttttaaatactGTTTCGTACCGGTCAATACAACTGAAATTTACCTTGCCAGAACAGTACCCAACTCGGTGGAGGTGGGTGTTTTGTACCGGTCAAATACTG harbors:
- the LOC121248571 gene encoding sm-like protein LSM5, with amino-acid sequence MAANNPSQLLPSELIDRCIGSKIWVIMKGDKELVGTLRGFDVYVNMVLEDVTEYEITAEGRRITKLDQILLNGNNIAILVPGGSPDPE